One genomic region from Nocardia vinacea encodes:
- a CDS encoding acyl-CoA dehydrogenase family protein, with amino-acid sequence MKAGTVCTEPDFTEIHDELRAVTRDVLATVGPGERIDSRVLAAQGWLGLEVPEEFDGAGATYAEVAIVLEELGRAVVSSGYLGAALAAGVCGLLAPAPARDALLSVMAAGTAMATVAFTANPDDCDATPPFRIDRGAGGQTICGCAEFVPDAVGADRLLLLAADPDGVPVIVAVAADTTGLVCSGRAMLDETRSFGTVTVDAIAVPDDAVWHFDGDPSTAIRRLHDRAAVAIACDSLGLSEAMLAATVAYVRTRTQFGRSIGSFQAVKHACADMLVQITVARQLVDAAVRQLAAADQSQLDTAAVRQNDPVGLDVTTAAAMAKSYTCTAAVEITGKAMQLHGGYGYTWESGIHRYLKRATFNRALFGSPAALRRHIAARYR; translated from the coding sequence ATGAAGGCCGGAACGGTGTGCACCGAACCGGATTTCACCGAAATCCACGACGAACTCCGAGCGGTTACCCGCGACGTGCTCGCGACGGTCGGGCCGGGAGAGCGCATCGACTCTCGCGTGCTGGCCGCCCAAGGGTGGCTGGGATTGGAGGTGCCGGAGGAGTTCGACGGTGCCGGAGCCACTTACGCCGAGGTGGCGATCGTGCTGGAGGAGTTGGGGCGCGCGGTGGTCTCCAGCGGCTATCTGGGCGCTGCACTGGCCGCCGGAGTCTGTGGGCTGCTCGCCCCCGCACCTGCCAGGGACGCACTTTTGTCCGTTATGGCCGCCGGTACGGCCATGGCGACGGTGGCATTCACCGCAAACCCCGACGACTGCGATGCCACGCCACCGTTCCGGATCGATCGCGGCGCGGGCGGACAAACGATTTGCGGCTGTGCAGAATTCGTGCCCGACGCAGTAGGCGCCGATCGATTGCTCCTGCTCGCCGCGGATCCCGACGGTGTACCGGTCATCGTCGCCGTCGCGGCGGATACGACCGGACTGGTCTGCTCGGGCCGAGCGATGCTCGACGAGACACGGAGCTTCGGCACAGTCACCGTCGATGCGATCGCGGTGCCGGACGATGCGGTGTGGCACTTCGACGGCGACCCATCCACCGCGATCCGGCGGCTGCACGATCGAGCGGCCGTGGCGATCGCCTGCGACAGCCTCGGTCTCAGCGAGGCCATGTTGGCCGCCACGGTCGCCTACGTGCGCACCCGCACCCAGTTCGGCCGCTCGATCGGTTCATTCCAGGCCGTGAAACACGCCTGCGCGGACATGCTCGTACAGATCACCGTCGCCCGGCAGTTGGTCGACGCCGCAGTGCGGCAGCTGGCAGCCGCCGACCAGTCGCAGCTCGACACTGCCGCAGTGCGGCAAAACGATCCCGTCGGGCTCGACGTGACTACCGCGGCCGCGATGGCTAAGTCCTACACCTGCACCGCCGCAGTCGAAATCACAGGCAAGGCAATGCAATTGCACGGCGGCTACGGCTATACCTGGGAAAGCGGAATCCACCGCTACCTGAAACGCGCGACCTTTAACCGTGCGCTGTTCGGCTCCCCGGCCGCCCTTCGCCGCCACATAGCCGCCCGCTACCGTTGA
- a CDS encoding acyl-CoA dehydrogenase family protein codes for MTAGGRDPADFRAEVRDWCRAHIPADWRQTQTGCTAAEFVAFQQWWFQQLRGGGFAVPHWPKAWGGGMPVAEQIVLYQELAAHDAPRLVLAFVAIHHAAATLLAAGGEAQRRRHLPAILDGEIWVQGFSEPAAGSDLAALTTTARRDGDSYLVTGQKVWASGGQYADWCLLLARTDPKAPKRQGISYFLLDMCTPGIDVRPIRQATGESHFCEIFLDEVRIPATQLVGAEHAGWQVAQQTLGAERGLTMLELAERLGNAGFRWLLQACARPDVTGRRPIDDPVVADRLAGFETEIAGLRALCRDLVQRHEAGTVGPADASIVKLFYSELLQRVTDFGAEIGGTAALTVLRKPMSGGWESSAWVLDFIGSWEWTIPGGTSEIQRSIIGERGLGLPREPAAT; via the coding sequence ATGACTGCGGGCGGTCGCGATCCGGCCGATTTCCGGGCCGAGGTACGGGACTGGTGCCGAGCGCACATCCCCGCTGACTGGCGGCAGACGCAAACTGGTTGTACAGCAGCGGAATTCGTGGCATTTCAGCAGTGGTGGTTCCAGCAACTGCGTGGCGGCGGCTTCGCGGTGCCGCATTGGCCGAAGGCGTGGGGCGGCGGGATGCCGGTCGCCGAGCAGATAGTGCTCTATCAGGAACTCGCCGCACACGATGCGCCACGGCTGGTCTTGGCATTCGTCGCCATCCACCATGCGGCGGCGACGCTGCTGGCAGCGGGCGGCGAGGCACAGCGCCGCAGACATCTACCCGCCATCCTGGACGGCGAGATCTGGGTGCAAGGTTTCTCCGAGCCCGCGGCCGGATCAGATCTGGCCGCGCTCACCACCACCGCGCGCCGCGACGGCGACAGCTATCTCGTGACCGGACAGAAGGTATGGGCGAGCGGAGGGCAGTACGCCGACTGGTGCCTGCTGCTGGCCCGCACCGATCCGAAAGCACCCAAACGCCAGGGCATTTCGTACTTTCTGCTGGATATGTGCACGCCCGGCATCGATGTGCGGCCCATTCGGCAGGCCACCGGCGAATCGCACTTCTGCGAGATCTTTCTCGACGAGGTGCGCATTCCTGCCACCCAACTGGTCGGCGCGGAGCACGCGGGCTGGCAGGTGGCGCAGCAGACCCTCGGTGCCGAGCGCGGATTGACCATGCTGGAGTTGGCCGAACGACTCGGCAACGCCGGGTTCCGGTGGCTGCTGCAGGCGTGCGCCCGGCCGGACGTGACGGGGCGGCGTCCGATCGATGATCCCGTGGTGGCCGATCGGCTCGCCGGGTTCGAAACCGAGATCGCCGGTCTGCGCGCACTGTGCCGCGACCTGGTGCAACGCCACGAAGCCGGAACCGTCGGCCCGGCCGACGCCTCGATCGTGAAGCTGTTCTACAGCGAATTACTGCAACGGGTAACAGATTTCGGCGCGGAGATCGGTGGCACGGCGGCCCTTACAGTGCTGCGCAAACCGATGTCGGGCGGATGGGAGTCCAGTGCGTGGGTGCTCGATTTCATCGGCTCGTGGGAATGGACGATTCCCGGCGGGACGAGCGAGATCCAGCGCAGCATCATCGGCGAACGCGGCCTCGGCCTGCCCCGCGAACCGGCAGCGACATGA
- a CDS encoding enoyl-CoA hydratase/isomerase family protein: MQYDLPAALTIECDGPIRTVVLNRPAESNAVDAPLHWALANVWRQLAADREARVVILTGAGRAFSAGGDLDWITSFLDDPAARDESIREGAQIVEELLRFPLPVIAAVNGAAVGLGASVAVLCDVVLISERAHLADPHVAVGLVAGDGGAAFWPLLTPILRSREYLFTGDRIDAATAVQLGLATRVVPPEQLLAEARLLAERLAAQPMEALRSTKRVVNMYLSKALGGPLQAGFAAEVVTMQSAEHRDRLSALRQKAARR, encoded by the coding sequence GTGCAGTACGACCTACCGGCCGCGCTGACGATCGAATGCGATGGACCGATCCGCACGGTTGTGCTGAACCGGCCCGCCGAGTCGAACGCGGTCGACGCCCCGCTGCACTGGGCGCTGGCCAATGTCTGGCGGCAGTTGGCGGCGGATCGGGAGGCGCGGGTGGTGATCCTGACCGGTGCGGGCCGGGCCTTCAGTGCCGGTGGTGATTTGGATTGGATCACTTCATTTCTCGACGATCCGGCCGCGCGGGACGAAAGTATCCGCGAGGGTGCGCAGATCGTCGAGGAGTTGCTGCGCTTTCCGCTGCCGGTGATCGCCGCCGTCAACGGTGCTGCGGTGGGGCTGGGGGCGAGCGTGGCCGTGCTGTGCGATGTCGTGCTCATATCGGAGCGGGCGCATCTGGCCGATCCGCACGTCGCGGTGGGCCTGGTCGCAGGCGACGGCGGCGCCGCATTCTGGCCGCTGCTCACCCCGATTCTGCGTTCCAGGGAATACCTGTTCACCGGCGATCGCATCGATGCGGCTACCGCGGTCCAACTCGGCCTGGCCACCCGTGTCGTTCCGCCGGAGCAGTTGCTCGCCGAAGCCCGGCTGCTCGCCGAACGGTTGGCCGCCCAGCCGATGGAGGCCCTGCGCAGCACCAAACGTGTTGTGAATATGTACCTTTCGAAGGCGCTCGGCGGTCCGCTGCAAGCGGGTTTCGCCGCCGAGGTGGTGACTATGCAGTCCGCCGAGCATCGTGACCGGCTATCGGCTCTGCGGCAGAAAGCGGCTCGGCGATGA
- a CDS encoding acyl-CoA dehydrogenase family protein, translated as MNIELCSEAREFGRQVLRALDAAGGDELVRRTEGEVGVRRTLIAPVLGELGAWELEPLRDVAELEAAAALCRSAGYWALPYPVAERLARPVGVDVDGLVVVYGREPAAPVADLDLRWGAVTLDGVRGRVSVRQAHSSPRESMFVAQLDVHPLDSKGFSGRDDSGQATTTELALGLVLPCWTLLGMLDRAMDLARAHVLTREQFGRPLAEFQAVQFQLTDAEVERRGVEMLARYALWSIDTGSNAVVDDALALRLAALEAADIVFRVAHQLHGALGFCDESALSWLSRYSRPICRLPLGRSATEDLLARSIDRAGLAGLYSDPTGV; from the coding sequence GTGAATATCGAACTTTGCTCGGAGGCGCGGGAATTCGGCAGGCAGGTGCTGCGGGCGCTGGATGCTGCCGGGGGCGACGAACTGGTGCGGCGGACCGAGGGGGAGGTCGGGGTGCGGCGGACGCTGATCGCGCCGGTGCTCGGTGAACTCGGGGCCTGGGAGCTCGAGCCTTTGCGCGACGTCGCCGAGCTGGAAGCCGCTGCCGCGTTGTGCCGCAGCGCGGGGTACTGGGCGCTGCCGTATCCAGTGGCCGAGCGGTTGGCACGGCCGGTCGGCGTGGATGTCGACGGGCTGGTGGTGGTGTACGGCCGGGAACCGGCCGCTCCGGTGGCGGATCTCGACTTGCGTTGGGGGGCAGTGACACTGGATGGTGTGCGCGGGCGAGTATCGGTGCGGCAGGCGCATTCGTCGCCACGAGAATCAATGTTCGTCGCACAGCTGGATGTGCATCCGCTTGACAGCAAGGGCTTTTCAGGCCGGGACGACTCCGGCCAGGCCACTACGACCGAGCTGGCTTTGGGGCTGGTGCTGCCTTGCTGGACGCTCCTCGGAATGCTGGACCGTGCAATGGATCTCGCGCGCGCGCATGTACTGACGCGCGAGCAGTTCGGCCGTCCGCTCGCAGAGTTCCAGGCGGTGCAGTTCCAGTTGACCGATGCGGAGGTCGAGCGCCGGGGTGTGGAGATGCTGGCCAGGTACGCGTTGTGGAGCATCGATACCGGTAGCAATGCCGTTGTCGACGACGCGCTCGCGCTGCGGCTGGCCGCATTGGAGGCCGCCGATATCGTCTTCCGCGTCGCGCACCAGCTGCACGGCGCTCTCGGTTTCTGCGACGAGTCGGCGCTGTCGTGGTTATCGCGTTACAGCAGGCCGATTTGCCGACTGCCGCTGGGACGCTCGGCCACCGAGGATTTGCTAGCTCGCAGCATCGATCGAGCCGGTCTAGCCGGGCTGTATTCCGACCCGACGGGTGTGTGA
- a CDS encoding acyl-CoA dehydrogenase family protein yields the protein MDFTMGEAAAELRSELRRLVAAEVSADFLGAFTDDPADLAVAQRFSRILADRGLLCLAWPEEFGGRGASVWEQTVVREEMWAHHEPRGAQYMGVNWVGPTIMRHGTPEQQRKHLPPIARGEVIWCQGFSEPDAGSDLASLRTAARRDGDGWRISGQKIWTSYATMAQWCFLLARTSKGERKQQGLTVFLLPMSDPGIEVRPIRSMLGPHHLNEVFFDGVRATEADVLGRVGDGWPVVQEVLAFERVGIARYARCERLLQAAPAVLGERWDELPRELRGSWARLLTHCRRARLLAYQVLSLQSAGQVAPGDAAAYRIAVTRLDQDSAAVLSEIAAFAAADDQAQHRFRRAVEDHWRYANAATVASGSIEMQRILLARSLLRAPGRAGEAA from the coding sequence ATGGACTTCACGATGGGTGAGGCCGCCGCCGAGCTACGCAGTGAGCTGCGCCGGCTGGTAGCCGCCGAGGTCTCCGCGGACTTTCTCGGCGCTTTCACCGACGATCCCGCGGATCTCGCTGTCGCCCAGCGGTTTTCCCGCATTCTTGCCGACCGCGGTCTGCTGTGTCTGGCCTGGCCGGAAGAATTCGGTGGTCGCGGCGCCTCGGTATGGGAACAGACCGTGGTCCGGGAAGAGATGTGGGCGCACCACGAGCCGCGCGGTGCGCAATATATGGGCGTCAACTGGGTGGGCCCGACCATCATGCGACACGGCACCCCGGAACAGCAGCGCAAGCATCTGCCGCCGATCGCACGCGGCGAGGTGATCTGGTGCCAGGGTTTCAGCGAGCCCGATGCCGGTTCCGATCTCGCATCGCTGCGCACGGCGGCCCGCCGCGACGGCGACGGCTGGCGCATCTCCGGTCAGAAGATCTGGACCTCCTACGCCACCATGGCGCAGTGGTGTTTCCTGCTCGCGCGGACCTCGAAGGGGGAGCGCAAGCAGCAGGGGTTGACCGTCTTCCTGCTACCGATGTCGGATCCGGGCATCGAGGTTCGCCCCATTCGGTCCATGCTCGGACCACATCACCTCAACGAGGTCTTCTTCGACGGCGTCCGGGCCACCGAGGCCGATGTGCTCGGCCGAGTCGGCGACGGCTGGCCGGTGGTGCAGGAAGTGCTGGCCTTCGAGCGGGTCGGCATTGCCCGATATGCCCGCTGTGAACGCTTGCTGCAGGCCGCGCCCGCGGTATTGGGCGAGCGCTGGGACGAGTTGCCCCGTGAGCTGCGCGGCAGTTGGGCGCGCCTGCTCACACACTGCCGACGGGCCCGCCTGCTCGCCTACCAGGTCCTGTCGCTGCAGAGCGCTGGGCAGGTCGCACCCGGCGACGCCGCGGCCTATCGCATCGCGGTGACACGGCTCGACCAGGACAGCGCCGCGGTGCTTTCCGAGATCGCCGCATTCGCCGCCGCGGATGATCAAGCGCAACATCGGTTCCGACGTGCCGTGGAGGATCACTGGCGGTACGCCAACGCCGCGACGGTCGCCTCGGGAAGTATCGAGATGCAGCGGATTCTGCTGGCACGGTCGCTGCTGCGAGCGCCCGGCCGCGCGGGGGAGGCGGCATGA
- a CDS encoding FadR/GntR family transcriptional regulator, whose amino-acid sequence MAVRVTNARRGRIPQRRIAESVAAELRARILSGDDDYRLPTQDQLVQDFGVSYPSIREALRILETEGLVTVRRGNVGGAEVHRPDQSSAAYHLGLALQGARVTLGDLAAGLRTLEPMCAAECARREDRAEVVVPALEANIEASAALIGEGLPFTHTARDFHDLIVSFTPNATIRYVVSSLVALWSSQEEAWAEVLTKRGEYPSAAESEESVRTHRRLLKEIAAGRAEAAERLYRAHLTATQALVLERFDNGIVNATSDMARQAIQASRGPRI is encoded by the coding sequence ATGGCGGTCCGCGTGACCAACGCCCGGCGCGGCCGGATTCCGCAACGCCGCATCGCGGAGAGCGTCGCCGCGGAGCTGCGCGCACGCATCCTCTCCGGCGACGACGACTACCGGCTCCCCACCCAGGATCAGCTGGTGCAGGATTTCGGTGTCAGCTACCCCTCGATCCGAGAGGCACTGCGAATCCTGGAGACCGAGGGCCTGGTCACCGTCCGTCGTGGCAATGTCGGCGGCGCCGAGGTGCACCGCCCGGACCAATCGTCGGCGGCATATCACCTCGGTCTCGCGCTCCAGGGCGCCCGGGTCACGCTGGGCGATCTCGCCGCGGGCCTGCGGACATTGGAGCCCATGTGCGCCGCCGAATGCGCTCGCCGCGAAGACCGCGCCGAGGTGGTCGTGCCCGCACTCGAGGCCAATATCGAGGCATCCGCGGCATTGATCGGCGAAGGCCTGCCCTTCACCCATACCGCGCGCGACTTCCACGATCTCATCGTCTCTTTCACCCCGAACGCGACGATCCGCTACGTGGTCAGCAGCCTCGTCGCACTGTGGTCGTCGCAGGAGGAGGCGTGGGCCGAGGTACTCACCAAACGCGGTGAATACCCCTCCGCGGCCGAGTCCGAGGAATCCGTTCGCACCCACCGCCGCCTCCTGAAGGAAATCGCGGCCGGACGGGCCGAGGCGGCGGAACGGCTCTATCGGGCCCACCTCACCGCGACCCAAGCATTGGTACTGGAGCGATTCGACAACGGCATCGTCAACGCCACCTCCGACATGGCACGCCAGGCGATCCAGGCCAGTCGGGGACCACGGATCTAG
- a CDS encoding aldehyde dehydrogenase family protein, with amino-acid sequence MLIDGELVDGRAGTFDNINPATEEVLGAVADASELDMRVAIDAARRAFDETAWSTDHAVRQRCLLQLQDALESEREELREELILEAGCPRAITMGPQLDAPLADALRYPAELIDSYPWRTSLGDALVSVTGVHTTRQVWREPVGVVGAIVPWNFPFEVTIHKVGQALATGNTVVLKPAPDTPFNATRLGRLIAEKTDIPPGVVNVVTASDHLVGEELTLSGKVDMISFTGSTAVGKRIMAKGAATMKRLFLELGGKSATIVLEDADLALGCMMGIAPCMHAGQGCANPTRLLLPRSRYDEGVAILKAMYEGVAPGDPQDPATLCGPVISDKQRSRIRGYIRTGIDEGATLLVGGAEQPKGFDRGFFVEPTLFVDVDNSMTIAQEEIFGPVLVVIPYDDEDDAVRIANDSPYGLAGNVMSGSVEHALAVAARLRAGFIGINGTAGYGADTPFGGYKASGVGRQNGIAGFDQYTELKSIAFPAV; translated from the coding sequence ATGTTGATCGACGGGGAGCTCGTCGACGGCCGGGCCGGGACATTCGACAACATCAACCCCGCCACCGAGGAGGTGCTCGGTGCGGTCGCCGACGCGTCGGAACTCGATATGCGGGTGGCCATCGATGCGGCCCGCCGAGCCTTCGACGAAACGGCCTGGTCTACCGATCATGCCGTCCGACAACGCTGTCTGCTGCAGTTGCAGGATGCATTGGAGTCCGAGCGGGAGGAATTGCGCGAGGAACTCATACTCGAGGCCGGCTGCCCGCGGGCGATCACGATGGGTCCGCAACTGGACGCGCCACTGGCGGATGCGCTCAGGTATCCGGCCGAGCTGATCGATAGTTATCCGTGGCGAACCTCCCTCGGTGATGCCCTGGTGTCGGTCACGGGCGTGCACACGACCAGGCAGGTCTGGCGTGAGCCGGTCGGCGTCGTCGGCGCGATCGTGCCGTGGAACTTCCCCTTCGAGGTCACCATCCACAAGGTCGGTCAAGCACTGGCGACGGGCAACACCGTCGTGCTGAAGCCCGCACCGGACACCCCGTTCAATGCCACCAGGCTCGGCCGGTTGATCGCCGAAAAGACCGACATACCACCGGGTGTGGTGAATGTCGTCACCGCATCGGATCATCTGGTCGGTGAGGAGCTGACGCTGTCCGGGAAGGTCGACATGATCTCCTTCACCGGTTCCACCGCCGTCGGTAAACGGATCATGGCGAAGGGCGCGGCGACAATGAAGCGCCTGTTCCTCGAGCTCGGCGGCAAGTCGGCGACCATCGTCCTGGAGGACGCCGACCTGGCCTTGGGCTGCATGATGGGTATTGCGCCGTGCATGCACGCCGGCCAGGGCTGCGCCAATCCCACTCGACTGTTGTTGCCGCGGTCGAGGTATGACGAGGGGGTTGCGATTCTGAAGGCGATGTATGAGGGGGTCGCACCGGGCGACCCGCAGGATCCCGCCACGCTGTGCGGTCCGGTCATCTCCGATAAGCAACGCAGCCGCATTCGCGGCTATATCCGGACCGGCATCGACGAAGGCGCCACGCTGCTCGTCGGCGGCGCCGAGCAACCAAAAGGCTTCGACAGGGGATTCTTCGTCGAGCCAACGCTTTTCGTCGATGTGGACAACTCGATGACCATCGCCCAGGAAGAGATCTTCGGTCCGGTGCTGGTCGTCATTCCCTACGACGACGAGGACGATGCGGTTCGCATAGCCAACGACAGCCCGTACGGCCTCGCGGGCAACGTGATGTCGGGATCCGTGGAGCACGCACTTGCCGTGGCCGCACGATTGCGCGCGGGCTTCATCGGCATCAACGGCACCGCGGGTTACGGCGCGGACACCCCGTTCGGCGGATACAAGGCCAGCGGTGTGGGACGCCAGAACGGCATCGCCGGATTCGACCAGTACACCGAGCTCAAATCCATCGCCTTTCCCGCGGTGTGA
- a CDS encoding SDR family oxidoreductase, translated as MPNESRSVVITGASRGLGLASAAYLYRQGWRVVAAMRSVDTGLDQLRAKTGAQQGDPRLIGVRLDLTDPSSIEEAAAAIVRAVGAPYAVVHNAGVSAAGMVEETPVSLWERMFVTNLFGPVALTKALLPAMRAAGRGRIVLVSSQAGVRGMPATAAYSAVKGALERWGESMAIEVAPFGVGVTVLVSGTYDTDIITDAGTTDCRDLDGPYARHHRTMDRRGRAAMKHAARSPEQFAAGLARALGGTAPFVRRAVGPDARMLLIASRVLPTVALHHLTRLMLGIPRSGAASHPRPADLQSHESERNA; from the coding sequence ATGCCGAACGAATCGCGCAGCGTTGTCATCACCGGGGCTTCGAGGGGGCTGGGACTCGCCTCCGCGGCGTATCTCTACCGGCAGGGGTGGCGAGTTGTCGCAGCCATGCGTTCCGTCGATACCGGGCTCGATCAGTTACGCGCGAAAACCGGTGCACAACAGGGTGATCCGCGCTTGATCGGCGTTCGGCTCGACCTGACCGACCCGTCGTCGATCGAGGAGGCCGCGGCTGCCATCGTCCGTGCGGTCGGTGCTCCCTACGCGGTGGTGCACAACGCCGGTGTCTCCGCGGCCGGAATGGTCGAGGAGACACCGGTGAGCTTGTGGGAGCGGATGTTCGTGACCAACCTGTTCGGCCCGGTGGCACTCACCAAGGCGCTCCTACCTGCGATGCGGGCGGCGGGCCGTGGGCGCATCGTGTTGGTTTCCAGCCAGGCCGGTGTGCGGGGAATGCCCGCTACGGCAGCGTATTCCGCGGTCAAGGGGGCACTCGAGCGATGGGGTGAATCGATGGCCATCGAGGTCGCGCCGTTCGGCGTCGGTGTCACGGTCCTGGTCTCGGGCACCTACGACACCGACATCATCACCGACGCGGGGACCACCGATTGCCGTGATCTCGACGGGCCGTACGCCCGCCATCACCGCACCATGGACCGGCGCGGGCGGGCGGCGATGAAGCACGCGGCCCGCTCGCCGGAACAGTTCGCCGCCGGACTCGCCCGAGCGCTCGGCGGCACCGCACCGTTTGTACGCCGCGCAGTGGGCCCGGATGCGCGAATGCTGTTGATCGCCAGTCGCGTTCTGCCCACTGTGGCCTTGCACCACCTGACCCGTTTGATGCTGGGGATTCCACGATCCGGTGCCGCGAGCCACCCTCGACCGGCCGACCTCCAGTCGCATGAGAGCGAGAGAAATGCCTGA
- a CDS encoding amidohydrolase family protein — MDMNDFVLVSVDDHLVEPPDMFDNHIPAKYKNDVPKLIQRADGTDAWVFEGQEATNVGLNAVAGRPPDEYGAEPTKLSEIRDGCYNIHERIRDMNANGVAAALNFPSYPQFCGQYFARAKDKDLGLAVLRAYNDWHIDEWCGTYPGRMIPQALPPIWDPELMAEEVRRVAKKGCHAVTFSENPTKLNYPSLHDPHWDPFWQACSDENTVVNLHIGSSSSVVITSIDAPVDVMMTLQPMSIVQAAADLIWSPMLRKFPDLTFALSEGGIGWVPYFLERVDRVYKMHRAWTHQNFGDRLPSEVFLERIALCFIDDGFGVENRHKLNLDMVAWECDYPHSDSTWPLAPETLADYLDGVPDDEIDRITHANALRLYSFDMFKHLSKQDATVGALRAQAADVDLGFRSSERLKKTGTDTVTVLDLARQLPTPSA; from the coding sequence ATGGACATGAACGACTTCGTACTCGTCTCGGTCGACGATCATCTCGTCGAACCGCCGGACATGTTCGACAACCACATCCCCGCCAAGTACAAAAACGACGTGCCCAAGCTCATACAGCGAGCAGACGGCACCGACGCGTGGGTGTTCGAGGGCCAGGAAGCCACCAATGTCGGCCTGAACGCGGTCGCGGGCCGCCCCCCGGACGAGTACGGCGCCGAGCCGACCAAACTCAGCGAGATCCGCGACGGCTGCTACAACATCCACGAGCGCATCCGCGATATGAATGCCAATGGCGTTGCCGCGGCGTTGAATTTCCCGTCCTATCCGCAATTCTGCGGGCAGTACTTCGCCCGCGCCAAGGACAAGGATCTGGGCCTGGCCGTACTGCGCGCCTACAACGACTGGCACATCGACGAGTGGTGCGGCACCTACCCGGGTCGAATGATCCCGCAGGCGCTGCCCCCGATCTGGGATCCGGAACTCATGGCCGAGGAAGTGCGGCGGGTGGCGAAGAAGGGCTGCCACGCCGTGACCTTCTCGGAGAATCCGACCAAACTGAACTATCCGTCACTGCACGACCCGCACTGGGATCCGTTCTGGCAGGCGTGCAGCGACGAGAACACCGTGGTCAACCTGCATATCGGCTCCTCGTCGAGCGTGGTCATCACCTCGATCGACGCACCGGTCGACGTGATGATGACCTTGCAGCCCATGAGCATCGTGCAAGCCGCCGCCGACCTCATCTGGTCGCCGATGCTGCGCAAATTCCCGGATCTGACCTTCGCGCTATCCGAGGGCGGGATCGGCTGGGTGCCGTACTTCCTCGAACGCGTCGACCGGGTGTACAAGATGCACCGCGCGTGGACACACCAGAACTTCGGCGACCGGCTGCCCAGCGAGGTCTTCCTCGAACGCATCGCACTGTGCTTCATCGACGACGGCTTCGGCGTCGAGAACCGGCACAAACTCAACCTCGACATGGTCGCCTGGGAATGCGATTACCCGCATTCGGACTCGACGTGGCCACTGGCTCCGGAGACGCTGGCCGATTACCTCGACGGTGTGCCCGACGACGAGATCGACAGGATCACCCACGCGAATGCGTTGCGGCTGTACTCCTTCGACATGTTCAAGCATCTGTCCAAGCAGGACGCCACGGTCGGCGCACTCCGAGCGCAGGCCGCCGACGTCGACCTGGGATTCCGTTCATCCGAACGCCTCAAGAAGACCGGCACCGATACCGTGACGGTCCTCGACCTGGCCCGGCAACTACCGACGCCGTCGGCTTGA